The Actinocatenispora sera genome has a window encoding:
- a CDS encoding YybH family protein, translated as MMSATGRQLIDATSHRHGPESRNRLAETGHAGADGARAALETFYYALNQRDADVLRADWSDDPLAQLNNPLGGILRGGESITALYDRIFTGPVRVTATFRDIVEYLGDDHAVFAGREVGSWAGPDGVEVPLTIRTTRYFRYADGRWRQFHHHGSIDDPAALAAYQRAVTG; from the coding sequence ATGATGAGTGCGACCGGTCGGCAGTTGATCGACGCCACCAGTCACCGTCATGGCCCGGAGTCGCGCAACCGGCTCGCCGAGACCGGCCACGCCGGCGCGGACGGTGCTCGCGCCGCCCTGGAGACGTTCTACTACGCGCTCAACCAGCGCGATGCCGACGTGTTGCGGGCAGACTGGTCGGACGATCCACTCGCCCAGCTGAACAATCCGCTCGGCGGCATCCTGCGCGGCGGCGAGTCGATCACCGCGCTCTACGACCGGATCTTCACCGGCCCGGTCCGGGTGACCGCCACCTTCCGCGACATCGTCGAGTACCTGGGGGATGACCACGCCGTGTTCGCCGGCCGCGAGGTGGGCAGCTGGGCCGGGCCGGACGGCGTCGAGGTGCCGCTCACCATCCGTACCACCCGCTACTTCCGTTACGCGGACGGGCGATGGCGCCAGTTCCACCACCACGGCAGCATCGACGATCCGGCCGCCCTCGCCGCCTACCAACGGGCCGTCACCGGGTGA
- a CDS encoding CGNR zinc finger domain-containing protein, which yields MIEDAPGEADHPAVALANTRHRTGDELADADAAAGWLRRRGHPVRLDEAALTRLVALRGAVRDVLLAAGTGTAPAPDAVTLVNEAVRAAPGADLLVWDADGPRSRHESAAGSPLADLLGAFAADAVALLVGPDSDRLAECGAPGCVRLLVRTHGRRQWCSTRCGDRVRAARHYARTRDAAT from the coding sequence GTGATCGAGGACGCACCCGGCGAAGCCGACCATCCGGCGGTAGCCCTGGCCAACACCCGGCACCGCACCGGCGACGAACTCGCCGACGCCGACGCCGCGGCCGGCTGGCTGCGCCGGCGCGGCCACCCGGTACGCCTGGACGAGGCCGCGCTGACCCGGCTGGTGGCCCTGCGCGGCGCGGTCCGCGACGTGCTGCTCGCAGCCGGCACCGGCACCGCGCCGGCTCCCGACGCGGTGACGCTGGTCAACGAGGCCGTACGCGCCGCGCCCGGCGCCGACCTGCTGGTGTGGGACGCCGACGGCCCGCGCAGCCGGCACGAGTCCGCGGCCGGCTCGCCGCTCGCCGACCTGCTCGGCGCATTCGCCGCCGATGCGGTGGCGCTGCTGGTCGGCCCGGACTCCGACCGGCTCGCCGAGTGCGGCGCACCGGGCTGCGTCCGGCTCCTGGTCCGCACGCACGGCCGGCGGCAGTGGTGCTCCACCCGCTGCGGCGACCGGGTACGCGCCGCCCGCCACTACGCGCGCACCCGGGACGCGGCGACCTGA
- a CDS encoding MOSC domain-containing protein, whose product MQGTVTAVSSDDDHAFSKPNRDRITLLAGLGVEGDAHAGVRVQHRSRVARDPSQPNLRQVHLIGEELFAELGAAGFAVSPGQLGENVTTRGVDLLGLPVGTVLRLGPAAVLELTGLRNPCRQIDDFQPGLLRQVVDRDAAGNLVRKTGVMSIVRVGGPVRPGDAITVQLPAGPHRPLDRV is encoded by the coding sequence CAGCAGCGACGACGACCACGCGTTCAGCAAGCCGAACCGGGACCGGATCACGCTGCTGGCCGGGCTCGGCGTCGAGGGTGACGCGCACGCCGGCGTACGGGTGCAGCACCGGTCCCGGGTCGCCCGCGACCCCAGCCAGCCCAATCTGCGCCAGGTCCACCTCATCGGCGAGGAGCTGTTCGCCGAGCTGGGCGCGGCCGGCTTCGCGGTCTCGCCCGGCCAGCTGGGCGAGAACGTCACCACCCGCGGCGTCGACCTGCTGGGGCTGCCGGTCGGTACCGTGTTGCGGCTCGGCCCGGCGGCCGTGCTGGAGTTGACCGGACTGCGCAACCCGTGCCGCCAGATCGACGACTTCCAGCCCGGGCTGCTCCGGCAGGTGGTCGACCGGGACGCGGCCGGCAACCTCGTGCGCAAAACCGGGGTGATGAGCATCGTCCGGGTCGGCGGCCCGGTACGCCCGGGCGACGCGATCACCGTCCAGCTCCCCGCCGGCCCGCACCGGCCGCTGGACCGGGTCTGA